The Peribacillus sp. FSL E2-0218 genome contains a region encoding:
- the yhfH gene encoding protein YhfH gives MQTKNPMEFFRSLPPKQCTECGTTITEQAESYLLECDHCLSKRED, from the coding sequence ATGCAAACTAAAAACCCTATGGAGTTTTTCAGGAGCCTGCCACCTAAACAATGTACGGAGTGCGGAACCACCATCACCGAGCAAGCTGAATCGTATCTCTTGGAATGTGATCATTGCCTTTCCAAACGCGAAGACTAA
- a CDS encoding protoporphyrinogen oxidase, whose translation MKTVVVVGGGITGLSTMYHLQQAVKTASQSVRLILIEGNEKLGGKIRTVHDGPFKIEAGADSIVARKQNIKPFLKELGLEDQVVYNATGKSFIHTDGVLKKIPEDALFGIPMSLESLASSELVSAQGKVDALKDFYTKNETFTKNDSIGLFLESFLGKELVQKQISPVLSGVYSGKLNELTIAKTLPEMLDYKNEYGSIIRGLSENKDKYQSKGNKKFLSFKNGLSVLIDRMEECLEMVEIIKGVKAEKISKNGQGYIVALENGETLETDFIVLSTPHTVARKLLGDQELDQDFAGLVDSSMISIYLGFDIPDSMLPNDGTGFIAGDNSDLICNACTWTSRKWEHTSEKSQLLVRLFYKSSSPDYERLRSLTKQELIKVALHDIKNSLAITGTPITSEVTKWHENMPNYHMKHPQIVQSLEAKMAKDYPNVLLAGCSYNGVGIPDCIADGEKKAQAIYAKL comes from the coding sequence ATGAAAACAGTCGTAGTCGTAGGTGGGGGCATTACCGGCCTATCAACCATGTATCATTTACAGCAAGCAGTAAAAACGGCCAGCCAATCCGTACGATTAATTTTAATAGAAGGCAATGAAAAATTGGGCGGTAAAATCAGGACGGTCCATGACGGTCCATTCAAAATAGAGGCAGGGGCCGATTCCATTGTAGCGAGGAAGCAGAATATAAAGCCCTTTCTCAAGGAGTTGGGCCTGGAAGATCAAGTGGTCTATAATGCGACGGGAAAATCATTCATCCATACGGATGGCGTGCTAAAAAAAATTCCTGAAGATGCTTTATTCGGCATCCCGATGAGCCTGGAGTCCTTGGCGAGCAGTGAATTGGTCTCAGCACAAGGCAAGGTCGATGCCTTAAAGGATTTCTATACAAAAAATGAGACGTTTACGAAAAATGACTCGATCGGCTTATTTCTTGAAAGCTTCTTAGGCAAGGAATTGGTGCAAAAACAGATTTCTCCTGTCCTATCTGGTGTGTATTCAGGGAAATTAAATGAATTGACCATTGCGAAAACACTTCCTGAAATGCTTGATTATAAAAATGAATATGGCAGCATCATCCGCGGCCTATCGGAAAATAAGGATAAATACCAAAGCAAGGGAAATAAGAAGTTCCTTTCATTCAAAAACGGCCTGTCGGTCCTGATTGATCGCATGGAGGAATGCCTTGAGATGGTGGAAATCATAAAAGGGGTCAAAGCGGAAAAAATAAGCAAGAATGGACAAGGGTATATCGTCGCCTTGGAAAATGGTGAAACGCTTGAAACGGACTTCATCGTATTGAGTACGCCGCACACCGTTGCCCGGAAACTATTGGGTGATCAGGAACTGGATCAAGACTTTGCTGGCTTGGTCGATAGCTCGATGATCAGCATTTATCTCGGATTCGATATCCCGGACAGCATGCTTCCTAATGATGGGACTGGCTTCATTGCTGGTGATAATAGTGACTTGATTTGCAATGCCTGCACCTGGACGAGCCGGAAATGGGAACATACGTCTGAAAAAAGTCAACTTTTGGTAAGACTTTTCTATAAAAGCTCAAGTCCTGACTATGAACGGTTACGCTCTCTTACAAAACAGGAGTTAATCAAAGTGGCCTTACACGACATTAAAAATAGTTTGGCGATTACCGGAACGCCGATAACGAGTGAAGTGACCAAATGGCATGAAAATATGCCGAACTACCATATGAAACACCCTCAAATCGTTCAATCTTTAGAAGCGAAAATGGCCAAGGATTATCCGAATGTTTTGCTTGCGGGCTGTTCTTACAATGGTGTCGGAATACCGGACTGTATTGCGGATGGAGAAAAGAAAGCACAAGCAATTTATGCGAAGTTGTAA
- a CDS encoding Na+/H+ antiporter, giving the protein MEFFLIILALLILIGMSNVINHFIPFIPVPLIQISLGVLLEVLLGIHVELETELFLLLFIAPLLFNDGKNVPRTALWKLRAPILMLALGLVFLTVWSGGYLINWLIPSIPLPAAFALAAILSPTDVVAVSAMASRVKLPKSILHLLEGEGLMNDASGLVAFKFAVAATVTGVFSLVDATFSFIWIAIGGFAGGALIAFIIIRLRVFLRRLGMEDVTMHMLIQILTPFIIFLAVEHFHLSGILAVVAGGIVHAIERDREISPTVELQVVSKSTWSVILYVLNGLVFVLLGLQIPSVAQTIFEDPAFNNGQVIIYIVIITLFLFALRFIWLLAAWSIGWFTKKAGAQKPDMKAAGIITISGVRGAVTLAGSFSIPYVLADGTPFPERSLIIFIAAGVILLTLVVASVFLPIVARTDEEEVVDKQADKSKAAAIHTHQAAIKVIESQMTDENREAALSIISRYHTKINALSYVEQEKEPAVLREEEKVLRFKALEAEQRFLDKLIKDEKVDKETAFICKEYIQRMEGAVTNLMKFRLLRSVTLFKRSMLRIFKLFFPNKNETRRFNIERLEKVRDLKVRMYKAAIQEIQAGINAENHETSSMIIEEYKVLILKCKRENRGRVPSKMVEYERELFYKAIQAERDEVQEMFETRQISREVANILRHQINLREALTINENTHQ; this is encoded by the coding sequence ATGGAGTTTTTTCTTATTATATTGGCCCTTCTAATATTAATTGGAATGTCCAATGTAATTAACCATTTTATACCCTTTATACCTGTACCATTAATTCAAATTTCATTGGGGGTTTTGCTGGAGGTCCTGCTTGGGATCCACGTCGAGTTGGAGACAGAGCTGTTTTTGCTGTTGTTCATCGCACCCCTTTTATTCAATGATGGGAAGAACGTGCCGCGTACAGCGCTTTGGAAGCTGAGGGCGCCCATTCTCATGCTTGCATTGGGCCTCGTATTCTTGACGGTTTGGTCTGGCGGTTATTTAATTAACTGGTTGATCCCTTCGATTCCATTGCCGGCTGCATTCGCTTTAGCTGCGATTTTGTCCCCTACGGATGTAGTGGCGGTCAGCGCGATGGCAAGCCGTGTTAAGCTGCCGAAGAGCATTCTGCATCTTCTTGAAGGGGAAGGGCTAATGAATGATGCTTCGGGCCTTGTCGCATTTAAGTTCGCTGTGGCAGCTACAGTCACTGGTGTTTTCTCCTTGGTGGATGCAACGTTTAGTTTCATATGGATTGCGATCGGCGGTTTTGCAGGAGGTGCCCTCATTGCCTTCATCATTATCAGACTGCGTGTGTTCCTTCGCCGCCTTGGCATGGAAGATGTTACGATGCACATGCTGATCCAAATCCTGACTCCTTTTATCATTTTCCTCGCTGTGGAGCATTTTCACCTTTCTGGTATTTTAGCAGTTGTTGCCGGGGGGATTGTCCATGCAATAGAACGGGATCGGGAAATATCACCGACGGTGGAGTTGCAGGTTGTTTCCAAAAGCACATGGTCTGTTATTTTGTATGTACTGAATGGACTGGTTTTCGTATTACTGGGCCTGCAAATCCCAAGCGTGGCGCAGACCATATTCGAAGATCCAGCCTTCAATAACGGACAAGTGATTATTTATATCGTGATCATCACACTTTTCCTCTTCGCTTTACGATTCATTTGGCTCTTGGCGGCCTGGTCGATTGGTTGGTTCACGAAAAAAGCAGGAGCTCAAAAACCAGATATGAAGGCGGCCGGAATCATCACCATTTCCGGAGTTCGAGGAGCTGTAACGTTAGCGGGTTCATTCTCGATTCCGTATGTATTGGCAGATGGAACTCCTTTCCCGGAGCGTTCGTTGATCATCTTCATTGCAGCCGGGGTCATATTGCTGACATTGGTTGTCGCAAGTGTGTTTTTGCCGATTGTAGCACGAACGGACGAAGAGGAGGTCGTGGATAAACAGGCTGACAAATCGAAAGCGGCTGCGATTCACACACATCAAGCGGCAATCAAAGTTATAGAATCGCAAATGACCGATGAAAACCGTGAAGCGGCGTTATCGATCATATCGAGATACCATACGAAAATCAATGCACTTTCCTATGTAGAACAAGAGAAAGAGCCCGCTGTATTAAGAGAAGAAGAAAAGGTTCTTCGCTTCAAGGCACTTGAGGCAGAACAAAGATTCCTCGATAAGCTTATCAAGGATGAGAAAGTGGATAAAGAAACGGCATTTATATGCAAGGAATATATCCAAAGGATGGAGGGCGCGGTGACTAACCTGATGAAATTCCGCCTTTTGAGATCCGTAACACTTTTCAAAAGAAGTATGTTGAGAATCTTTAAATTATTTTTCCCTAATAAAAATGAAACAAGAAGATTCAACATCGAGCGGCTGGAAAAGGTGAGGGACCTTAAAGTCAGGATGTATAAAGCTGCCATTCAAGAGATACAAGCCGGCATTAATGCCGAAAACCATGAGACATCCTCGATGATCATTGAAGAATATAAAGTGTTGATTTTGAAATGCAAACGGGAAAATAGAGGCCGAGTCCCTAGTAAAATGGTCGAATATGAAAGAGAGCTATTTTATAAGGCGATTCAGGCAGAGCGTGATGAAGTACAGGAGATGTTTGAAACAAGACAAATTTCCCGTGAAGTTGCCAATATTCTCCGTCATCAAATCAATTTGCGTGAAGCATTGACGATCAATGAAAACACACATCAATAA
- the yhfH gene encoding protein YhfH has protein sequence MVQTKNPMEFFRNLPPKQCTECGTTITEQAESYLLECDHCLSKRED, from the coding sequence ATGGTGCAAACTAAAAACCCTATGGAATTTTTCAGGAACCTGCCGCCTAAACAATGTACGGAGTGCGGAACCACCATCACCGAGCAAGCTGAATCGTATCTCTTGGAATGTGATCATTGCCTTTCCAAACGCGAAGACTAA
- a CDS encoding XRE family transcriptional regulator, with protein MQIGKKIKNLRLKKGLTQEELGERTDLSKGYISQLERDLSSPSIETLFNILEVLGCKPTQFFDEEELVQKVVYEEEAQTFFIDEERGYQIQWLVPESNEKEMEPIRLTLQEKSEFKQFEPSLSETFGYVLSGRVIVKLGTHSYFAHAGESIYFHASDEHQIVNDFEGPSELLLVVTKSYL; from the coding sequence ATGCAAATTGGAAAGAAAATAAAGAACCTTCGCTTGAAAAAAGGGCTGACCCAGGAGGAACTGGGGGAAAGAACGGACCTAAGCAAGGGGTATATTTCGCAATTGGAAAGAGATCTAAGTTCCCCTTCCATTGAAACTCTTTTTAATATTTTGGAAGTTCTTGGCTGCAAGCCGACGCAGTTCTTCGATGAAGAGGAACTGGTCCAAAAAGTGGTGTATGAAGAAGAAGCCCAAACATTCTTTATCGATGAGGAACGGGGCTATCAGATTCAGTGGCTCGTCCCCGAATCGAATGAGAAGGAAATGGAACCGATTCGCCTCACTCTTCAGGAAAAAAGCGAATTCAAACAATTCGAGCCGTCCTTATCGGAAACGTTCGGTTATGTATTGAGCGGAAGAGTCATTGTAAAGCTCGGCACACATTCCTATTTCGCCCATGCCGGGGAATCGATATACTTCCATGCTTCTGACGAACATCAAATCGTCAACGATTTCGAGGGTCCTTCCGAATTACTGCTTGTGGTGACGAAATCATATTTATAG
- a CDS encoding diacylglycerol kinase family protein → MSKVMIIINPSSGKEKAGKILPNAEKVLGEMYDQVTVLKTKGEGDATEFAKEACAKRYDAVISMGGDGTVNEIVNGLAEQEHRPAFGIIPLGTVNDFARSLGIPLNPEAAIDIIKDRKMKESDIGKINDRYFMNVLAVGPIAEATYNVSVEQKTRLGSFAYFMEGAKAVIKKNPFPLTVEHDQGRWIGEAHLLIATMTNSVGGFERLAPDAEVNDGKLHTFIIKDLSLPLLLKIIPSLIKGEIKEHDEVEYIQTSKLHLSTPEDIKVNIDGDEGFLLPVQATVLHKHLRLLVPDTASAE, encoded by the coding sequence ATGTCGAAAGTGATGATTATCATAAATCCATCTTCAGGTAAGGAAAAGGCAGGTAAGATTTTGCCGAATGCAGAAAAGGTGCTGGGGGAAATGTACGATCAGGTGACCGTTCTTAAAACGAAGGGAGAAGGAGATGCTACGGAATTTGCCAAGGAGGCATGTGCCAAAAGGTACGATGCTGTCATATCGATGGGCGGGGACGGAACGGTGAATGAGATCGTGAATGGGCTGGCGGAACAGGAACATCGCCCGGCATTCGGGATCATCCCGCTTGGTACCGTTAATGATTTCGCTAGATCATTAGGTATCCCCCTGAATCCGGAAGCGGCGATAGACATCATTAAGGATAGGAAAATGAAAGAATCCGACATCGGGAAAATCAATGATCGTTACTTCATGAATGTTTTGGCGGTCGGTCCGATCGCCGAGGCTACCTATAATGTATCCGTTGAACAAAAAACCCGCCTCGGCTCCTTTGCTTATTTCATGGAAGGAGCAAAAGCCGTCATCAAGAAGAATCCATTTCCGTTAACGGTTGAACATGACCAAGGAAGATGGATCGGTGAGGCCCATTTATTAATCGCGACAATGACTAACTCTGTCGGCGGCTTCGAGCGGCTTGCACCAGACGCGGAAGTGAATGATGGAAAGCTGCACACCTTCATCATTAAAGACTTGTCTCTCCCCCTTCTCCTCAAGATCATCCCTAGTTTAATAAAGGGCGAGATCAAGGAACATGATGAAGTAGAATATATTCAAACATCCAAGCTCCACTTATCCACTCCCGAGGACATTAAAGTCAACATTGATGGAGATGAAGGCTTCCTCCTTCCTGTCCAGGCAACTGTATTGCATAAACATCTTCGTCTGCTTGTCCCGGATACGGCATCAGCTGAATGA